From a single Ochotona princeps isolate mOchPri1 chromosome 12, mOchPri1.hap1, whole genome shotgun sequence genomic region:
- the LRRC63 gene encoding leucine-rich repeat-containing protein 63 — MEDEKLQQFKHIPKERFLRNSYEKQRLFFTKMQEYPQLLRRPLPPKHSWMSLYQKKFRTGLAKTGKIRSRHVAFSEDEMISTEANDTVPDSVLGRDLQAPAPIKVQNIYIDHHIQERVTTLSTAPKDTKTVSWHIPDTATGPIFFPSCQSASTRVFRKEAMRMRSLRSLRKHKEEIQSKPHQINIIYINDKLEDVSTYPDLSKVFNARWPVFATTFDKVYPDYHTLPTTPSHTYEQSLRDISATCISPLPSTVSVRPESLWSERYQHSLTHLSRVVVSITQYPGNTIPPPALPRKPRTQSIIETIASENEKVESAPPVPRQPEVFAKMQEEKQGQNLTLHGEGFKTVAATRYETLAAMTDLAILHCQLYGRNALNLKGFFLLSCPDLTCLAFQLIYLNLSFNDLYHFPTEVFCLKNLQVLKLRNNPIKEIPSEIKQLKFLRIFCISFNLITNLPLGLFALFHLEELDISYNEFTFIPNEIYRLRSLEKLHLDGNYLTSLPPGILKLNLTKLYLENTFTHPYFWAENSLNTPQRLTQITAWFIIVNNIHKLYEKIPVKAKLLLKCTRRCDWCHGPMFGNGLCIIRSCDMFGVSQLPIMFHVCCSFCYRRLKESTYYIESISGKRVDLNVEPSKES; from the exons ATGGAAGACGAAAAGCTG CAACAATTCAAACATATTCCAAAAGAAAGATTCTTAAGGAACAGTTATGAAAAACAGCGTTTATTTTTCACTAAAATGCAAGAATACCCACAACTTCTTCGAAGACCATTACCTCCAAAACACAGCTGGATGTCTTTATATCAAAAGAAATTCCGGACAG gTTTAGCCAAGACTGGTAAAATTAGGTCCCGGCATGTAGCATTCTCAGAAGATGAAATGATTTCAACTGAAGCCAATGATACTGTTCCTGATAGTGTTTTGGGCAGGGATTTACAAGCACCAGCACCCATCAAAGTCCAAAACATCTATATTGATCATCATATACAAGAAAGAGTGACTACTCTTTCAACAGCCCCAAAAGATACTAAAACAGTTTCTTGGCACATTCCAGATACTGCCACTGGTCCCATCTTTTTTCCATCTTGTCAGTCAGCTTCTACTCGAGTTTTCAGGAAAGAAGCAATGCGGATGCGAAGTCTGAGAAGTTTAAGAAAGCACAAGGAAGAGATACAGTCAAAGCCACACCAAATAAACATTATTTACATCAATGACAAGCTAGAAGACGTTTCTACCTATCCAGATTTATCCAAAGTGTTCAACGCACGTTGGCCAGTCTTCGCTACCACCTTTGACAAAGTGTACCCAGATTATCACACTTTACCAACAACTCCAAGCCACACGTATGAGCAATCCTTGAGAGATATAAGTGCAACCTGCATAAGCCCTTTACCCAGTACTGTGTCTGTTAGGCCTGAAAGTCTGTGGTCTGAGCGTTACCAACACAGTCTTACACATCTCAGTCGAGTGGTAGTAAGTATTACTCAGTATCCTGGTAATACCATACCACCACCAGCTTTACCAAGGAAGCCTCGAACACAGTCTATTATAG aaactaTTGCATCAGAAAACGAAAAGGTAGAAAGTGCTCCTCCAGTCCCAAGACAACCAGAAG tttttgctaaaatgcaagaagaaaaacaaggacaGAATCTTACTTTACATGGTGAAGGTTTTAAGACAGTTGCAGCAACTCGCTATGAAACACTGGCAGCTATGACTGACTTGGCCATATTACACTGTCAACTATATGGAAGAAATGCACTTAATCTTAAG GGCTTTTTTCTCTTGAGTTGCCCAGACTTGACATGCTTGGCTTTCCAATTGATATATCTTAATTTATCATTTAATGATCTCTATCACTTTCCCACAGAA GTATTCTGTCTTAAAAATTTACAAGTACTGAAACTGAGAAACAATCCTATCAAAGAAATTCCTTCTGAAATCAAACAACTTAAATTTCTTAGAATTTTCtgcatttcttttaatttgattaCTAATCTTCCACTTGG gTTATTTGCCTTATTTCATCTGGAAGAACTTGATATTTCCTACAATGAATTCACTTTTATTCCAAATGAAATCTACCGACTCAG ATCACTTGAAAAACTGCACCTTGATGGAAATTACCTGACTTCTTTACCACCTGGCATTTTAAAGCTTAACTTGACAAAACTCTATTTGGAGAATACCTTCACCCATCCTTATTTTTGGGCAGAGAATTCTTTGAATACTCCACAACGACTTACTCAAATTACTGCCTGGTTCATAATCGTAAATAATATAcataaattatatgaaaaaatCCCAGTGAAAGCTAAACTATTGCTGAAATG CACCCGCAGATGTGATTGGTGCCATGGCCCCATGTTTGGTAATGGTTTGTGTATCATCCGGTCCTGTGATATGTTTGGAGTCTCACAGCTTCCTATTATGTTTCATGTCTGTTGTTCTTTCTGTTATAGAAGATTGAAGGAAAGTACCTATTATATTGAAAGTATTTCTGGCAAAAGAGTAGACCTAAATGTAGAACCATCCAAAGAATCATGA